DNA sequence from the Acidobacteriota bacterium genome:
TGACCGAATACACGAAGATGGTCGCCGAGAGCCGCGAGCAGGCGCTTGACCGAATGGTCGCGGAGGCAGAAAGCCTGGGCGCCGATGCCGTGGTCGCAGTGCGCTTCACGACGTCGGTGATCACCAGCGGCGCCGCGGAGCTGCTGGCGGTCGGGACTGCAGTGAAACTGCAGCGGCGTTAACGCAGGCCCATCCGCTCCAGCACGCCGGCCACGAGCAGCGGCCACACGAGCGTCGCGTCGGCGGGGACCTCCGCGAAGCGGCCGCCCTCTTCGACCGGGACGAACTTGCCCCAGGACACCCCCTCGCTGTAGCCGCAACCCGAGAGACCGCCCCAGTGCTCCGGCTCGGGGCAGATCCGCACGCCGTAGCGGAAGCGTTTGGGAGGCGCGTCCTCTCCCGCCCGGCGCGCCGCCGCCTCCAGGTAGGGCGCCACCTGCTGCGCCCAGTTCCGCGGCACGCCGCCACCCACCGTGAAGATGCCGAGCCGCTTCGCCCTGGCCACCAGTTCGGTGTAGTGCTCCAGGTCGAGGAAGGGATCGAACCGGAGCGGCGCCTCTCCGCGCCGGCGACGGGCCCGGTTGAAGAGCGC
Encoded proteins:
- a CDS encoding YbjQ family protein — translated: MLIATTETIAGHDITQTLGLVRGNTIRARHVGRDITAALRNLVGGEVTEYTKMVAESREQALDRMVAEAESLGADAVVAVRFTTSVITSGAAELLAVGTAVKLQRR